A stretch of Melospiza georgiana isolate bMelGeo1 unplaced genomic scaffold, bMelGeo1.pri scaffold_29, whole genome shotgun sequence DNA encodes these proteins:
- the LOC131096472 gene encoding olfactory receptor 14J1-like: protein MSNSSSISHFLLLALADTRQLQLLHFCLLLGISLAALLANSLIISAVACGHHLHTPMFFFLLNLALSDLGSICTTVPKAMHNSLWDTRDISYTGCAAQTFFFLFFIGAEFYLLTIMCYDRYVSICKPLHYGTLLGSRACAHMAAAAWASGFLYSLLHTANTFSLPLCHGNALGQFFCEIPQILKLSCSKSQLKEVGLLAVSACLVFSCFVFIVFSYVQIFRAVLRIPSEQGRHKAFSTCFPHLAVLSVFISTATFAYLKPPNISSPSLDLALSVLYSVVPPALNPLIYSLRNQELKAAVWTLMTACFQKH, encoded by the coding sequence atgtccaacagcagctccatcagccacttcctcctgctggcattggcagacacgcggcagctgcagctcctgcacttctgcctcttgctgggcatctccctggctgccctcctggccaacagcctcatcatcagcgccgtagcctgcggccaccacctgcacacgcccatgttcttcttcctgctcaacctggccctcagtgacctgggctccatctgcaccactgtccccaaagccatgcacaattccctctgggacaccagggacatctcctacactggatgtgctgctcagacctttttctttctgttcttcattgGAGCAGAGTTTTATCtgctgaccatcatgtgctacgaccgctatgtgtccatctgcaaacccctgcactacgggaccctcctgggcagcagagcttgtgcccacatggcagcagctgcctgggccagtggctTTCTCTATTcgctgctgcacacagccaatacattttccttgcccctgtgccatggcaatgccctgggccagttcttctgtgaaatcccacagatcctcaagctctcctgctccaaatcccaaCTAAAGGAAGTGGGACTTCTTGCTGTCAGTGCCTGTCTGGTATTcagttgttttgtgttcattgttttctcctatgtgcagatcttcagagctgtgctgaggatcccctctgagcagggacggcacaaagccttttccacctgcttCCCTCACCTGGCCGTGCTATCCGTGTTTATCAGCACAGCCACATTTGCCTATTTGAAACCTCCCAacatctcctccccatccctggatctggccctgtcagttctgtactcagtggtgcctccagccctgaaccccctcatctacagcctgaggaaccaggagctcaaggctgcagtgtggacaCTGATGACTGCAtgctttcagaaacattaa